A window of Juglans regia cultivar Chandler chromosome 7, Walnut 2.0, whole genome shotgun sequence contains these coding sequences:
- the LOC109018810 gene encoding uncharacterized protein LOC109018810 produces the protein MHQMSSSSKSIVQDSDAFQRSFPSIYSSSSAFASSTSTFASRSSTFFSRYSTIPKPVNLHGVSPCSPSSSPSVRFSIERPTSPGRSSISVSKQANNNAVSSSKKKACTCSPTTHPGSFRCSLHRTSATRHGHHHGTSTYHLNFRRSAMTNSLVRIGGVEGGDLVRRALSALIRPSSHQQRRRAAFHPRPSRLSAMSTAEDS, from the coding sequence ATGCACCAAATGTCTTCGTCTTCCAAATCCATCGTTCAAGATTCTGATGCCTTTCAGAGATCGTTTCCGTCGATATACTCATCCTCGTCGGCCTTTGCTTCCTCGACTTCGACCTTCGCCTCCCGCTCGTCGACATTCTTCTCGCGCTACTCCACCATCCCCAAGCCCGTCAATCTCCACGGAGTCAGCCCATGCTCTCCCTCGTCGTCTCCGTCCGTACGGTTTTCGATAGAGCGGCCTACCTCTCCTGGCCGTTCTTCGATCTCCGTGAGTAAGCAAGCGAACAACAATGCGGTGTCGTCCAGCAAGAAGAAGGCGTGCACTTGTTCCCCAACGACGCACCCGGGCTCCTTCCGGTGCTCTCTGCATAGGACTTCGGCCACGCGGCATGGCCATCACCATGGAACGTCGACGTATCACCTGAATTTTCGGAGGTCGGCTATGACGAATTCGCTGGTCAGGATCGGAGGAGTTGAAGGTGGTGACTTGGTGAGGAGGGCCTTGTCGGCCCTGATTAGGCCCTCCTCGCACCAGCAGCGGCGCCGAGCCGCGTTCCACCCGAGGCCAAGCCGCCTCTCGGCCATGTCCACAGCCGAGGATTCTTGA